In one Bradyrhizobium sp. 4 genomic region, the following are encoded:
- a CDS encoding transglutaminase family protein, giving the protein MTNRTTASGVASSQARDIEADQCMAIIGEITHTTTYRYAKPVTFGTHRAMFLPRRGSSTRLLRWSARTSLPSKVHWVTDSRSNAVTVMEFSEPGSELTFTFKVRGIYFGIKGLETFPLEPRAEEVPVQYTPDEWTDLAGYLRPHADDADGSHASWTKSFVAGDQDRTVDVLRRMLGMFRSEFSYRGREAEGTQPPSETLRTRSGTCRDFAWLMIETLRRLGFASRFVSGYLYDAALDGGAVGMTGSGATHAWVQVFLPGAGWLDYDPTNSLSAGFDLIPVAIARHPGQAVPLAGSWFGDPGDYLGMSINVAVNKIGEMLDPSEG; this is encoded by the coding sequence TTGACCAACCGCACCACAGCAAGCGGCGTCGCCAGCTCGCAGGCGCGAGACATCGAAGCGGATCAATGCATGGCGATCATTGGCGAGATCACACACACCACGACCTACCGCTACGCAAAGCCGGTTACGTTCGGCACGCACCGAGCGATGTTCCTGCCGCGGCGCGGCTCCTCGACCCGACTGCTTCGTTGGTCCGCTCGGACCAGCCTGCCATCAAAGGTGCATTGGGTCACCGACTCCCGCTCCAATGCCGTCACGGTGATGGAATTCAGCGAACCCGGCAGCGAACTGACATTCACGTTCAAGGTTCGCGGCATCTATTTCGGCATTAAGGGTCTGGAGACGTTTCCGCTGGAGCCCCGGGCCGAAGAGGTTCCCGTGCAGTATACCCCGGACGAATGGACCGACCTTGCAGGTTACCTGCGTCCGCATGCTGACGATGCAGACGGCAGCCATGCGAGCTGGACCAAGAGCTTTGTCGCCGGCGATCAGGACCGGACCGTCGACGTGCTGCGCCGTATGCTGGGCATGTTCCGCAGCGAGTTCAGCTATCGCGGAAGAGAGGCCGAAGGCACCCAACCCCCGAGCGAAACACTGCGCACGAGATCAGGTACATGCCGGGACTTCGCCTGGTTGATGATCGAGACCTTGCGTCGGCTCGGCTTCGCATCCCGCTTCGTCAGCGGCTATCTCTACGACGCGGCGCTCGATGGCGGCGCCGTCGGCATGACCGGCTCCGGCGCGACCCACGCGTGGGTGCAGGTGTTCCTGCCCGGTGCCGGCTGGCTGGATTACGACCCAACCAACAGCCTGAGCGCCGGCTTCGACCTGATCCCTGTGGCCATTGCGCGGCATCCGGGCCAGGCCGTGCCGCTGGCCGGCTCGTGGTTTGGCGACCCCGGCGACTACCTCGGCATGTCGATCAACGTCGCCGTTAACAAGATCGGCGAAATGCTCGATCCTTCGGAGGGATAG
- a CDS encoding DUF1236 domain-containing protein, whose product MICRLVGAAAVAVAVLLPVTTQAQGVPGGVERGARDGERAAGPVGAVVGGVVGGVVGGVAGVLGVDQRPRFHSYVVEQRRPSYQYREDVRVGAVLPEEGVTYYEVPPEYGAREYRYTVVNGRTVLVEPRTHRVVEIVE is encoded by the coding sequence ATGATTTGCCGTTTAGTCGGAGCCGCCGCTGTTGCCGTCGCCGTCCTGCTTCCCGTAACGACCCAGGCCCAGGGCGTTCCCGGAGGCGTCGAACGCGGTGCGCGGGATGGTGAGCGAGCGGCAGGGCCTGTCGGTGCAGTTGTGGGTGGCGTAGTCGGCGGCGTCGTTGGCGGCGTGGCGGGAGTCCTTGGCGTCGATCAACGTCCTCGCTTTCACTCCTACGTCGTCGAACAGCGGCGGCCCTCATATCAGTACCGCGAGGATGTGAGAGTCGGGGCGGTTCTTCCGGAGGAGGGCGTGACCTATTACGAGGTGCCACCCGAGTACGGCGCCCGTGAGTATCGTTACACGGTGGTGAACGGTCGCACGGTTCTGGTCGAACCGCGAACCCACCGGGTCGTCGAGATTGTCGAATAA
- a CDS encoding GntR family transcriptional regulator has translation MSDTHTAEAMTVRRDDPDDIVARLEEDIIFGRLAPGARLTEDALMSAYGTSRHFVRQALVDAERRGIVRREKNVGATVRFYSAEEVGQIYEVREMLTRQAALMIPLPAPQGLIDELSALQRQYCARADLQDLRGIHEANDAFHLALFSACGNPYLVRSLQDYMNLTLPMRAKNLADRDGLAQSQRQHELMIELLKGRDSWALAQLCVDHMQFSKKDYLARIAGEQAEQQGPRS, from the coding sequence ATGTCCGACACTCACACCGCAGAAGCCATGACGGTCCGGCGCGACGATCCGGACGACATCGTCGCGCGGCTCGAGGAGGACATCATCTTCGGCCGGCTCGCGCCGGGCGCGCGCCTCACGGAAGACGCGCTGATGTCGGCTTACGGCACCTCGCGGCACTTCGTGCGCCAGGCGCTGGTGGATGCGGAGCGCCGCGGCATCGTCCGCCGCGAGAAGAATGTCGGCGCCACCGTGCGGTTCTACTCGGCCGAAGAGGTCGGGCAGATCTACGAGGTCCGGGAGATGCTGACCCGGCAGGCGGCGTTGATGATCCCCCTGCCCGCTCCGCAAGGCCTGATCGACGAGCTCTCCGCATTGCAGCGGCAATATTGCGCGAGAGCGGATTTGCAGGACCTGCGCGGCATCCACGAGGCCAACGACGCCTTCCACCTCGCGCTGTTCTCGGCCTGCGGCAATCCCTATCTGGTGCGCTCGCTGCAGGACTACATGAACCTGACGTTGCCGATGCGCGCCAAGAACCTCGCCGACCGAGACGGCCTCGCGCAATCACAGCGCCAGCACGAGCTGATGATCGAGCTGTTGAAGGGCCGTGACAGCTGGGCGCTGGCGCAGCTGTGTGTGGATCACATGCAGTTCAGCAAGAAGGATTACCTGGCGCGGATTGCGGGTGAGCAAGCCGAACAGCAGGGCCCGCGTTCATAG
- a CDS encoding IlvD/Edd family dehydratase: MTSGLRKGLTSYGDAGFSLFLRKAFIKAMGYSDDALERPIVGITNTYSDYNPCHGNVPQIIEAAKRGVMLSGAMPFVFPTISIAESFAHPTSMYLRNLMAMDTEEMIRAQPMDSVIVIGGCDKTLPAQVMAAISADLPTVVIPVGPMVVGHHKGEVLGACTDCRRLWGKYRAGEMDDVEIEAVNGRLAPSVGTCMVMGTASTMACMIEAMGLSLPMSATIPAPHAERFRLAEASGKVAAEMAKTKGPKPSEVLTPASFKNAQVVLQAIGGSTNGLIHLTAMAHRSPHRLDLGVFDQIGREVPVLVDLKPSGEHYMEHFHHAGGVPKLLAQLGDLVDLDARTITGESLRDVVAKAEDVPGQDVIRPRANPIKKEGGLAVLHGNLAPRGAVIKQSAASPKLLQHTGRAVVFESVEDMTLRVDDPDLDVTADDVLVLRNAGPKGAPGMPEAGYLPIPKKLARGGTKDMVRISDARMSGTAFGTIVLHVTPESAVGGPLALVQNGDMIRLDVAKRSIELLVDATELERRRGALKPAATPDEARRGYAWLFNETIMQADEGCDFDFMQRTGKKTDKG; the protein is encoded by the coding sequence ATGACGAGTGGGTTGCGCAAAGGGCTGACGAGCTATGGCGATGCCGGCTTCTCGCTGTTTCTGCGCAAGGCGTTCATCAAGGCCATGGGCTATTCCGACGACGCGCTCGAGCGCCCGATCGTCGGCATCACCAACACCTACAGCGACTACAATCCCTGCCACGGCAACGTCCCGCAGATCATCGAGGCCGCCAAGCGCGGCGTGATGCTGTCGGGCGCGATGCCGTTCGTATTCCCGACTATCTCGATCGCCGAGAGCTTTGCGCATCCGACCTCGATGTATCTGCGCAATCTGATGGCGATGGACACCGAGGAGATGATCCGGGCCCAGCCGATGGATTCGGTGATCGTCATTGGCGGCTGCGACAAGACACTGCCGGCGCAGGTGATGGCCGCGATCAGCGCCGATCTGCCGACGGTGGTCATTCCCGTTGGCCCCATGGTGGTTGGTCATCACAAGGGCGAGGTGCTGGGCGCCTGCACTGATTGCCGCCGTCTCTGGGGCAAGTATCGCGCCGGCGAAATGGACGATGTCGAGATCGAGGCGGTCAACGGCCGCCTCGCACCATCGGTCGGCACCTGCATGGTGATGGGCACGGCCTCCACCATGGCTTGCATGATCGAGGCCATGGGCCTGTCGCTGCCTATGAGCGCGACGATCCCCGCGCCGCATGCCGAGCGTTTTCGCCTTGCCGAGGCGAGCGGCAAGGTCGCTGCCGAGATGGCCAAGACCAAGGGACCGAAGCCAAGTGAAGTGCTGACGCCGGCATCTTTCAAGAACGCGCAGGTCGTGCTCCAGGCCATCGGCGGCTCGACCAATGGCCTGATCCATCTCACCGCGATGGCGCATCGCTCGCCGCACCGGCTCGATCTCGGTGTCTTCGACCAGATCGGCCGCGAGGTGCCGGTGCTGGTCGATCTCAAACCGTCCGGCGAGCATTACATGGAGCATTTTCATCATGCCGGTGGCGTGCCGAAGTTGCTGGCGCAGCTTGGCGATCTCGTCGATCTCGATGCGAGGACGATCACGGGCGAGAGCCTGCGCGACGTCGTCGCGAAGGCGGAAGACGTGCCCGGCCAGGACGTGATCCGTCCGCGCGCCAATCCGATCAAGAAGGAAGGCGGCCTCGCCGTCCTGCACGGTAATCTCGCCCCGCGCGGCGCGGTCATCAAGCAGTCGGCTGCAAGCCCGAAACTGTTGCAGCACACCGGGCGTGCGGTGGTGTTCGAATCCGTCGAGGACATGACGCTCCGGGTTGACGATCCCGATCTCGACGTCACCGCCGATGACGTGCTGGTGCTGCGCAACGCCGGCCCCAAGGGGGCGCCCGGCATGCCCGAGGCGGGCTATCTGCCTATCCCGAAGAAGCTCGCGCGTGGCGGTACCAAGGACATGGTGCGCATTTCGGATGCGCGCATGAGCGGCACCGCGTTCGGCACCATCGTGCTGCACGTCACGCCGGAATCCGCCGTGGGCGGGCCGCTGGCGCTGGTGCAGAACGGCGACATGATCCGCCTCGACGTCGCCAAGCGCAGCATCGAGCTTCTCGTCGATGCTACCGAGCTCGAACGGCGGCGCGGCGCGTTGAAACCCGCGGCTACGCCGGACGAGGCGCGGCGCGGCTATGCCTGGCTATTCAACGAGACCATCATGCAGGCCGACGAGGGCTGCGATTTCGATTTTATGCAGAGAACTGGGAAGAAGACGGATAAGGGGTGA
- a CDS encoding TRAP transporter substrate-binding protein yields the protein MIARSMLGLAATAAVLFVTGASAQEVKHYRFAYDQPRNTGYSIAGDLFAEKLKELSKGTMIIDQYPGAQLGQEPQVLQLVKAGDVEFAIISSANTATISPQAGVMSLHFLFRDENHVVKGLADPKVFEALKTMIDETTQGLHVIATGSQGVRHMYSKKEIHNVGDIKGLKIRVQATATEDTMFPAYGAQTVHMPFGSVYTSLQTGVVDVAENSINVYLVNKHYEVAPVLNITEHEANNALVFISDKLWQSLSAEQKGWVQAAGNEVSSKEPQKAFDLERTAAEKLKKMGVKIVDNVDKKTFTAVADPYLGKLAKELGPHAEKIKDLIRSIN from the coding sequence ATGATTGCACGATCCATGCTTGGGCTGGCGGCAACGGCCGCTGTTCTTTTCGTCACGGGCGCATCGGCGCAGGAGGTGAAGCATTATCGCTTTGCCTACGACCAGCCGCGCAATACCGGCTATTCCATCGCGGGCGACCTCTTTGCCGAAAAGCTCAAGGAATTGAGCAAAGGCACCATGATCATCGATCAATATCCGGGTGCGCAGCTCGGGCAGGAACCGCAGGTGCTCCAGCTCGTGAAGGCGGGCGACGTCGAATTTGCGATCATCTCCTCGGCGAACACCGCGACGATCTCGCCGCAAGCGGGCGTGATGTCGTTGCACTTCCTGTTCCGCGACGAGAACCACGTGGTCAAGGGTCTGGCCGATCCAAAAGTGTTCGAGGCGCTCAAGACCATGATCGACGAGACCACACAGGGCCTGCATGTGATCGCGACCGGCTCGCAGGGCGTGCGCCACATGTACTCCAAGAAGGAGATCCACAATGTCGGCGACATCAAGGGCCTGAAGATCCGGGTGCAGGCGACCGCGACCGAGGACACCATGTTCCCGGCCTACGGCGCCCAGACCGTGCACATGCCGTTCGGCAGCGTCTACACGAGCCTGCAGACCGGCGTCGTCGACGTCGCCGAGAACAGCATCAACGTCTACCTCGTCAACAAGCACTACGAGGTCGCTCCGGTCCTGAACATCACCGAGCACGAGGCCAACAACGCGCTGGTATTTATCTCCGACAAGCTCTGGCAGAGCCTGTCGGCCGAGCAGAAGGGCTGGGTGCAGGCAGCGGGGAACGAGGTCAGCTCCAAGGAGCCGCAGAAGGCCTTCGACCTCGAACGCACCGCCGCAGAGAAGCTGAAGAAGATGGGCGTGAAGATCGTCGACAACGTCGACAAGAAGACCTTCACGGCGGTCGCCGATCCCTATCTCGGCAAGCTCGCCAAGGAGCTCGGCCCGCACGCCGAGAAGATCAAGGATTTGATCCGCTCGATCAATTAG
- a CDS encoding TRAP transporter small permease subunit: MTIADKLLVQRQRHLKWRGLDWLELALMILCGVLCFGFSLSVTADIVTRTIGHPWLWLQEVTSTLFIYAIFVGTAAATRRNDHLYLTAISEAMHGTPRLIVEIIIRIVVLGVAFCLILYGYQNYLRGFGSFRLPSGTPIASLYAIIPLSGVLVGLFTIEQLVNGLRNGFDHPEPPEEDGGAPVITDVQMRAQP; encoded by the coding sequence ATGACCATCGCCGACAAACTGCTGGTGCAACGCCAGCGTCACCTCAAATGGCGCGGGCTCGACTGGCTCGAGCTCGCGCTGATGATCCTCTGCGGCGTGCTCTGCTTCGGCTTCTCGCTGTCGGTGACCGCCGACATCGTCACCCGCACCATCGGCCATCCCTGGCTATGGCTCCAGGAAGTCACGTCGACGCTGTTCATCTACGCGATCTTCGTCGGCACCGCGGCTGCGACCCGGCGCAACGACCACCTCTATCTCACCGCAATCTCCGAGGCGATGCACGGCACGCCGCGTCTGATCGTCGAAATCATCATCCGCATCGTGGTGCTCGGCGTCGCCTTCTGCCTGATCTTGTACGGCTATCAGAACTATCTTCGCGGCTTCGGCAGTTTTCGCCTGCCATCGGGCACGCCGATCGCCTCGCTCTACGCGATTATTCCGCTCTCCGGCGTGCTGGTTGGCCTGTTCACCATCGAGCAGCTCGTCAACGGTCTGCGCAACGGCTTTGACCACCCCGAGCCGCCCGAAGAGGATGGCGGGGCACCTGTCATCACCGACGTACAGATGAGGGCGCAGCCGTGA
- a CDS encoding TRAP transporter large permease, giving the protein MSAPIVLALMTVCFLSFGYLGVPVPFSLMAGVFIGALLSDVSLAAIIQKVFDGVDSEALLAIPFFLLVGELMSSANVVVRIANLSVSLVGHIRGGLSQVVVVFSMFFSEMSGSTTADVAVMSRALGGPMKREGYEPAFIAAIIASASTIAALVPPSITAVVYGAVGNVSIAGLFMAGVVPGLMIGFGLMIYCYFFGPSGLRKPRAPLRQVVFAAGDAALPLMIPVILLGGILTGWFTPTEAGVVAVVWIVVVVIPALNRGHIRKIPYDFCLAGLIFSLPLITIGAANAFGWMLAYLRGASYIAEVITSLAGNDPHLIMLLMVLLFTVVGDFIEPVPTIIIFMPLVNTLTEAGDINAVHMGVVLIATLAFGLITPPYGLVLLMASKFVGVSFAKALRAALPIYLVFLGTIAFAIYFPSVVLWLPRQVLPESVGCFKSPAGTGYICPQ; this is encoded by the coding sequence GTGAGCGCACCCATCGTTCTGGCGTTGATGACGGTCTGCTTTCTGTCCTTCGGCTATCTCGGCGTGCCAGTGCCGTTCTCGCTGATGGCCGGCGTCTTCATCGGCGCGCTCCTGTCGGACGTCTCGCTCGCCGCTATCATTCAGAAAGTCTTCGACGGCGTCGATTCCGAGGCGCTGCTGGCGATCCCCTTTTTCCTGCTGGTCGGCGAGCTCATGAGCTCGGCCAATGTGGTGGTTCGAATAGCCAACCTCTCGGTGTCCCTGGTTGGCCACATCAGAGGCGGCCTGTCGCAGGTCGTGGTGGTCTTCAGCATGTTCTTCTCGGAAATGTCGGGCTCGACCACCGCCGACGTCGCGGTGATGAGCCGCGCGCTGGGCGGCCCGATGAAGCGCGAGGGCTACGAGCCCGCCTTCATCGCCGCCATCATCGCATCCGCCTCGACGATTGCGGCACTGGTGCCGCCGAGCATCACCGCGGTGGTCTATGGCGCGGTCGGCAACGTCTCGATCGCCGGCCTGTTCATGGCGGGCGTCGTGCCGGGCCTGATGATCGGCTTCGGCTTGATGATCTACTGCTATTTCTTCGGTCCGTCCGGCCTGCGCAAGCCGCGCGCGCCGCTGCGGCAGGTGGTGTTCGCGGCCGGCGATGCGGCGCTACCGCTGATGATCCCGGTGATCCTGTTGGGGGGCATTCTGACCGGCTGGTTCACGCCGACGGAAGCCGGCGTCGTCGCCGTGGTCTGGATTGTCGTGGTCGTGATCCCCGCGCTCAACCGCGGGCATATCAGGAAGATTCCGTACGATTTCTGTCTTGCGGGCCTGATCTTCTCGCTGCCGCTGATCACGATCGGCGCCGCCAATGCCTTCGGCTGGATGCTCGCCTATTTGCGCGGTGCAAGCTACATCGCCGAAGTCATCACCTCGCTCGCCGGCAACGATCCGCATCTGATCATGTTGCTGATGGTACTGCTGTTCACGGTCGTCGGCGATTTCATCGAACCGGTACCGACCATCATCATCTTCATGCCGCTGGTCAACACGCTGACGGAAGCCGGCGACATCAACGCCGTTCACATGGGCGTGGTGCTGATCGCCACGCTCGCCTTCGGACTGATCACGCCGCCTTATGGCCTGGTGCTGCTGATGGCGTCGAAATTCGTCGGCGTCAGTTTCGCAAAGGCGCTACGCGCCGCGTTGCCGATCTATCTGGTCTTCCTCGGGACGATCGCGTTCGCGATCTACTTCCCGAGCGTGGTGCTGTGGCTGCCGCGGCAGGTGCTCCCCGAGTCGGTCGGCTGCTTCAAGTCCCCCGCAGGGACGGGGTACATCTGTCCGCAGTGA
- a CDS encoding enoyl-CoA hydratase-related protein, whose translation MTAPVSRPDDPALLRIDGPIATITLNRPAAFNSINLAIAQKLEQLAAYLEGADDIRVVVLEGEGRAFSAGGDLQTIGAAAEAGTVTPVVGELLKHYHAFIEIIRRMPKISLSSVHGSAAGAGMGLAFVTDLCIAAEDAKFTPAYAKIGVSPDGGSTVGIVNTVGPRRALQIFLAEDNFTAQQAHEWGLVAKVVPAAELKAATRTLAVRLAQNPPAAIAGTKSLIYQAATTPVKQQLDAEEHKIIMAMNTEEFRAAVKKFTSKSK comes from the coding sequence ATGACCGCTCCCGTCTCACGACCCGACGATCCCGCCTTGCTGCGAATCGATGGCCCGATCGCGACCATCACGCTCAACCGGCCCGCCGCGTTCAACTCGATCAATCTGGCGATTGCACAAAAGCTCGAACAGCTCGCGGCCTACCTTGAGGGCGCCGACGATATCAGGGTCGTGGTCCTCGAAGGCGAAGGCCGCGCCTTCTCGGCCGGCGGAGATCTGCAGACGATCGGCGCCGCGGCCGAAGCTGGCACGGTGACGCCTGTCGTCGGCGAGCTGTTGAAGCACTATCATGCCTTCATCGAGATCATCCGGCGCATGCCGAAGATCTCGCTGTCCAGCGTGCACGGCTCGGCGGCCGGCGCCGGCATGGGCCTCGCCTTCGTCACCGACCTCTGCATCGCCGCGGAGGATGCCAAATTCACGCCTGCCTACGCCAAGATCGGCGTGTCGCCGGATGGCGGATCCACGGTCGGCATCGTCAACACGGTCGGCCCGCGCCGCGCGCTCCAGATTTTCCTCGCCGAGGACAATTTCACCGCGCAGCAGGCCCATGAATGGGGCCTGGTTGCGAAGGTCGTTCCCGCCGCCGAGCTGAAGGCGGCAACGCGAACTCTCGCCGTGCGGCTGGCGCAGAACCCGCCGGCCGCGATTGCCGGCACCAAATCGCTGATCTACCAGGCCGCCACCACGCCGGTGAAGCAGCAGCTCGACGCCGAGGAGCACAAGATCATCATGGCGATGAACACGGAGGAGTTTCGCGCCGCCGTGAAGAAGTTCACGAGCAAGAGCAAGTAG
- a CDS encoding FAD-dependent oxidoreductase, whose translation MTDGPVVVIGAGHGGYQVAASLRQAGFSAPICLVNDEAHLPYQRPPLSKAYIKGSSGPESLMFRPEKFYQDQSIELVAGRAVSIDRAGRKVLLASGRTLPYGHLVLATGARNRLLDLPNANLPDVKYLRILDESEALREIIPSKTRVVVIGAGFIGLEFASTARIKGLEVDVLELAPRVMARAVTAEVSEYFQARHREAGIRIHLGVQATSIEAEGGKVTGVSLSDGRHLPADLVVVGVGVLPNIELAAEAGLPVAAGIIVDEYLSTADPDISAIGDCALFASPRFGGSLRVESVQNATDHARCLAARLTGDRKAYDSHPWFWSDQGEDKLQIAGLTTGYDRVVLRGDPAKKAFSAFCYKGDSLLGIESINRAGDHMFGRRLFGLDRSITPEQAADESFDLKGALA comes from the coding sequence ATGACGGATGGTCCGGTGGTCGTTATCGGTGCCGGCCATGGCGGCTACCAGGTCGCGGCATCGCTGCGCCAGGCAGGATTTTCCGCGCCCATCTGCCTGGTCAATGACGAGGCGCATCTGCCCTATCAGCGGCCGCCGCTGTCCAAGGCCTACATCAAGGGTTCGTCCGGGCCGGAGAGCCTGATGTTCCGGCCGGAGAAATTCTACCAGGACCAGAGCATCGAGCTCGTGGCGGGCCGCGCGGTGTCGATCGACCGCGCGGGGCGCAAGGTGCTGCTCGCCTCGGGCAGGACGCTGCCCTATGGCCACCTCGTGCTGGCGACCGGCGCGCGCAACCGGCTACTCGATCTGCCTAATGCCAATCTCCCCGACGTGAAATATTTGCGCATCCTCGACGAGAGCGAGGCTCTGCGAGAGATCATCCCGTCGAAGACGCGGGTGGTGGTGATCGGCGCCGGCTTCATCGGCCTCGAATTCGCGTCCACCGCGCGCATCAAGGGCCTCGAGGTCGATGTGCTCGAACTCGCCCCGCGCGTGATGGCGCGCGCGGTGACGGCGGAGGTCTCGGAGTATTTTCAGGCGCGGCATCGCGAGGCCGGCATCCGCATTCACCTCGGCGTGCAGGCAACATCCATCGAGGCAGAGGGCGGCAAGGTCACCGGCGTCTCCTTGAGCGACGGAAGGCATCTGCCGGCGGATCTCGTCGTGGTCGGCGTCGGCGTGCTGCCGAACATCGAGCTTGCGGCGGAGGCGGGGCTGCCGGTCGCGGCCGGTATCATCGTCGACGAATATCTCTCGACGGCCGATCCCGATATCTCCGCGATCGGCGATTGCGCGCTGTTCGCAAGCCCGCGCTTCGGCGGTTCGCTGCGGGTCGAATCGGTGCAGAATGCCACTGATCACGCGCGCTGCCTCGCGGCGCGGCTGACCGGCGACCGCAAGGCCTATGACAGCCATCCCTGGTTCTGGAGCGACCAGGGCGAGGACAAGCTCCAGATCGCAGGCCTCACCACCGGCTACGACCGCGTCGTGCTACGCGGCGATCCCGCCAAGAAGGCGTTCTCGGCGTTCTGCTACAAGGGCGACAGCCTGCTCGGCATCGAATCGATCAACCGTGCCGGCGACCACATGTTCGGCCGCCGCCTGTTCGGCCTGGATCGCTCGATCACGCCGGAGCAGGCCGCCGATGAAAGCTTTGACCTGAAGGGCGCGCTGGCGTGA
- a CDS encoding ribokinase gives MGRVFVAGSINMDVVATADRHPKVGETVAGKQVLYFPGGKGANQAVAASRLGARTTLIGRLGKDSFGGELRTFLGAQGIDLGYLQEAAEAHTGTAIITVADADNTIVVIPGSNALVGIDDVATVPLTKGDVAVSQFEIPLPTIAAFFQQARDIGATTLLNPAPAQTMSGELLALVDILVLNETELGLLAGVELSDSDEAARILDVARKLQAREDQTICVTLGKRGVLALAGREEISVPGRVVKAVDTTGAGDCFVGALAAQLADRVDLRAALAFANAAASISVQRMGAGPSMPTAGEVAAVLNAG, from the coding sequence ATGGGGCGCGTCTTCGTCGCCGGCAGCATCAACATGGATGTCGTGGCGACAGCCGATCGCCATCCGAAAGTCGGCGAGACCGTCGCCGGCAAGCAGGTGCTCTATTTTCCGGGTGGCAAGGGCGCCAACCAGGCGGTGGCGGCGTCGCGACTTGGCGCGCGGACCACGCTGATCGGCCGGCTGGGCAAGGATTCGTTCGGCGGTGAGCTGAGGACGTTCCTCGGCGCGCAAGGCATCGATCTCGGCTACCTCCAGGAGGCGGCCGAGGCGCACACCGGCACCGCCATCATCACGGTCGCAGACGCCGACAACACCATCGTCGTCATTCCCGGCAGCAATGCGCTCGTCGGCATCGACGACGTCGCGACCGTCCCGCTGACGAAAGGCGATGTCGCGGTCAGTCAATTCGAGATCCCGCTGCCGACGATCGCCGCGTTCTTCCAGCAGGCTCGCGACATTGGCGCCACGACGCTGCTCAATCCGGCCCCGGCACAAACCATGTCGGGCGAATTGCTCGCGCTCGTCGACATCCTCGTGCTGAACGAGACCGAGCTCGGCCTCCTCGCCGGCGTGGAGTTGTCCGACAGTGACGAGGCAGCGCGCATCCTCGACGTCGCACGAAAACTTCAGGCGCGCGAGGACCAGACTATCTGCGTGACCCTCGGCAAGCGCGGCGTGCTGGCGCTCGCGGGACGCGAGGAGATTTCGGTGCCCGGCCGCGTGGTGAAGGCGGTCGACACCACAGGCGCAGGCGATTGTTTTGTGGGAGCGCTCGCGGCGCAACTTGCCGACCGCGTCGACTTGCGCGCGGCACTCGCCTTCGCCAATGCCGCCGCCTCGATCTCCGTGCAGCGCATGGGCGCGGGGCCGTCAATGCCGACGGCCGGGGAAGTCGCCGCCGTCCTCAACGCCGGCTGA
- a CDS encoding sugar kinase has translation MQALFIGQTYIDVVFITDHMPTGDEKHVASDYAVSFGGNAVTAAFCCAKLGIVPDLIATAANDWLGRMFMDMCAKYAISLHGRKVNQSSLSFIMPKDGKRAIVRCRDDDHIHPFPMLNLGGCRALHVDGHQPDAAIHYAKVCREAGILTSLDGGGLRTNTHELLEFIDVAIVAERLCEQMDLTPEKMLDYLKSRGCKIGGITMGEKGLLWYDETGTVQVMPAMPIPRERVIDTNGAGDVFHGAYVYSYLAHPGKSWREHFDFARAASTFKIQRLGNEAGLPTLVDIAKVRHEFEVRV, from the coding sequence ATGCAGGCTCTCTTCATCGGACAGACCTATATCGACGTCGTCTTCATCACCGACCACATGCCGACCGGCGACGAGAAGCACGTGGCCTCCGACTACGCGGTTTCCTTCGGCGGCAATGCGGTGACCGCGGCGTTCTGCTGCGCCAAGCTCGGCATCGTGCCCGATCTCATCGCCACCGCGGCCAATGACTGGCTCGGCCGCATGTTCATGGACATGTGCGCGAAATATGCGATCTCGCTGCATGGGCGGAAGGTCAACCAGTCCTCGCTCTCCTTCATCATGCCAAAGGACGGCAAGCGCGCCATCGTCCGCTGCCGCGACGACGACCACATCCATCCGTTCCCGATGCTCAATCTCGGCGGCTGCCGCGCGCTGCATGTCGACGGCCATCAACCCGATGCCGCGATCCACTACGCGAAAGTCTGCCGCGAGGCCGGCATCTTGACCTCGCTCGACGGTGGCGGCCTTCGCACCAACACGCATGAGCTATTGGAATTCATCGACGTCGCCATCGTTGCCGAGCGCCTGTGCGAGCAGATGGATCTGACGCCGGAGAAGATGCTGGATTACCTCAAGAGCCGCGGCTGCAAGATCGGCGGCATCACAATGGGCGAGAAGGGCCTGCTCTGGTACGACGAGACCGGAACGGTGCAGGTGATGCCGGCGATGCCGATCCCACGCGAGCGCGTGATCGACACCAACGGCGCAGGCGACGTCTTCCACGGCGCCTATGTCTATTCCTATCTTGCCCATCCCGGCAAAAGCTGGCGCGAGCATTTCGATTTTGCCCGGGCAGCCTCGACCTTCAAGATCCAGCGCCTTGGCAACGAAGCCGGCCTGCCGACGCTTGTCGACATCGCAAAAGTCAGGCACGAGTTCGAGGTCAGGGTCTAG